A genomic window from Pseudocitrobacter corydidari includes:
- a CDS encoding rolling circle replication-associated protein — translation MHYEIETNGKYQMNEQILSDLVEHFYRLLTKYSKVIPLRMDFGYRRTDLYRYPDDWDMYRLAEELMRDGKIVGYSWVMEYSPRKRLHFHAMFYLDGQSFKSSYRIARYIGERWIAKTEDEGTFHIANRKSYHQVSGTKMIHHNDRARQREIEYILSYMAKGDQKEEFEELIYGTSIVPPNSGRGRPRKYCKTENILQQLCCR, via the coding sequence ATGCATTACGAAATAGAGACCAATGGCAAATACCAGATGAACGAACAGATACTCAGTGATCTAGTCGAACACTTCTACAGACTACTTACCAAATATTCAAAGGTGATCCCGTTACGTATGGACTTCGGATATCGACGTACAGATCTCTACCGTTATCCGGATGACTGGGATATGTATCGCCTTGCTGAGGAGCTAATGCGTGATGGAAAAATAGTGGGTTATTCATGGGTGATGGAATACTCACCCCGCAAGAGACTTCATTTCCATGCCATGTTCTATCTCGATGGTCAGAGTTTTAAAAGTAGTTATCGAATAGCAAGATATATTGGTGAGAGGTGGATAGCCAAAACAGAGGATGAAGGGACCTTCCATATAGCGAACAGAAAATCCTATCATCAGGTAAGTGGTACGAAGATGATTCACCATAACGACAGAGCCCGCCAGAGGGAAATTGAGTACATCCTCAGCTATATGGCAAAGGGAGATCAGAAAGAGGAATTTGAAGAACTTATTTACGGCACCAGCATAGTTCCACCAAACAGTGGACGTGGTCGGCCAAGGAAATACTGTAAGACAGAAAATATACTTCAACAACTCTGTTGTAGATAG
- a CDS encoding helix-turn-helix transcriptional regulator, translating to MNTDVPVLNDQFVDMKFITRLTGLTDKWFYKLIQDGAFPKPIKLGRSSRWLQSEVEAWLQLRIAESRG from the coding sequence ATGAATACCGATGTCCCTGTCCTGAATGACCAGTTCGTCGACATGAAGTTTATTACCCGGTTAACCGGCTTAACGGATAAATGGTTCTACAAGCTTATTCAGGATGGGGCATTCCCTAAGCCTATCAAACTGGGACGAAGCTCTCGCTGGCTACAAAGCGAAGTGGAAGCCTGGTTACAGCTGCGTATCGCTGAATCACGGGGCTGA
- a CDS encoding multidrug effflux MFS transporter, which yields MLDSKTPLASKMTKNTGLTFVLILSALMAVTSLSTDIYLPAMPVMAKDLQGDAELTITGFLIGFCIAQLIWGPISDRYGRRLPLFIGLGLFIIGSVGCALSTDIVQIVFWRVFQALGACTGPMLARAMIRDLFSRTRAAQMLSTLMIIMAIAPIAGPLIGGQMIKVTSWHAIFWLLAIIGTLMLMSLFWLPETLPAEKRSQTSVTKAFQNYYALLTNAKYMRFTLCLTFYYVAAYAFITGSPFVYITYFGVDPQHYGWLFAVNIVGLMAVSMVNRRLVHRYPLEALLRNAVFIATIAAIVLAVTTGLGVGGITVIVGAVFVFFSMNGIIAATSTACALDTVPNVAGSASALMGALQYGSGIISSLLLALFSDGTPWTMGWIIALFTAASALMALTVQLKK from the coding sequence ATGCTCGATTCTAAAACGCCTTTGGCAAGTAAAATGACGAAGAATACCGGACTTACTTTTGTACTCATTCTCAGCGCATTAATGGCTGTTACTTCGTTATCAACCGACATCTATCTTCCAGCTATGCCCGTCATGGCAAAGGATTTGCAGGGTGATGCAGAGCTGACGATCACAGGGTTCCTTATCGGCTTTTGCATTGCACAACTGATTTGGGGACCAATTAGCGATCGTTATGGACGCCGTCTACCGCTGTTTATCGGTTTAGGTCTATTTATCATCGGCTCGGTGGGCTGCGCGTTATCAACAGATATTGTACAAATTGTCTTCTGGCGAGTTTTTCAGGCGTTAGGTGCCTGTACTGGGCCGATGTTGGCACGAGCAATGATCCGTGACCTGTTTAGCCGCACTCGCGCAGCACAAATGCTTTCGACACTGATGATCATCATGGCTATCGCGCCGATTGCCGGGCCCTTGATCGGCGGGCAGATGATTAAAGTCACCTCGTGGCATGCCATATTCTGGCTGCTGGCGATTATCGGAACATTAATGCTGATGTCTTTATTCTGGTTACCAGAAACATTACCTGCCGAAAAACGCTCACAAACTTCCGTAACCAAAGCTTTCCAAAACTACTATGCCTTGCTAACTAACGCCAAATACATGCGTTTTACGTTATGCCTGACGTTCTACTACGTTGCAGCCTACGCCTTTATCACCGGCTCCCCGTTTGTGTACATCACTTACTTCGGCGTTGATCCGCAGCACTACGGTTGGCTGTTTGCAGTAAACATTGTTGGACTAATGGCGGTGAGCATGGTTAACAGACGTCTGGTTCACCGCTACCCACTGGAAGCGTTGCTCAGGAATGCTGTATTCATCGCCACAATTGCCGCAATAGTGCTGGCGGTCACCACCGGCTTGGGTGTAGGTGGAATTACCGTGATTGTCGGCGCTGTGTTCGTGTTCTTCTCTATGAATGGCATCATCGCGGCGACATCTACGGCTTGCGCTCTGGACACAGTGCCTAATGTGGCTGGCTCTGCGTCGGCGCTAATGGGCGCGTTACAATACGGCAGCGGCATCATCTCTTCACTTCTTCTTGCTCTGTTCAGTGATGGCACGCCATGGACGATGGGCTGGATAATTGCATTGTTTACAGCAGCCAGCGCCCTGATGGCTCTGACCGTTCAACTAAAAAAATGA
- a CDS encoding CocE/NonD family hydrolase, translating into MKFTLISAMLLTAMAGVTSVNAADYKQNPFTLAYDGAITENVKGKVNIHSVKYDLHGIQIAANVYTPANYDPAKKYPAVVVAHPNGGVKEQVAGLYAQRLAEQGYITITADAAYQGASGGMPRSVDKPANRIEDIHGMADYISQYPGVDTARLGLLGICGGGGYSLVAAETDKRFKSIATISMFNSGLVRRNGFQNSQLDSIQQRLQQASDARAQEAAGGEVLYSGDANLTDEQIAKLPFALYRQGYEYYWKTHAHPNSTFKYTTSSLLDLMSFDVTDHIILINKPLLMIAGTKADTLYMTEDAFAKATGTKDKELFLIDGATHIETYWVPKYVDQAMQKLDVFFDKNI; encoded by the coding sequence ATGAAATTCACGCTTATCAGTGCAATGCTACTCACGGCAATGGCCGGGGTGACCTCAGTCAATGCGGCTGATTACAAACAAAATCCTTTCACACTGGCCTATGACGGTGCCATCACCGAGAACGTCAAAGGCAAGGTCAACATTCATTCGGTAAAATACGATCTGCATGGCATTCAGATTGCCGCAAATGTCTATACCCCTGCTAACTACGATCCCGCCAAAAAATACCCTGCGGTGGTGGTTGCACATCCCAATGGCGGCGTAAAAGAACAGGTCGCCGGGTTGTATGCCCAGCGTCTCGCCGAACAGGGCTACATCACTATCACCGCCGATGCGGCTTATCAGGGCGCTAGCGGCGGAATGCCACGCAGCGTGGATAAACCTGCTAATCGCATCGAAGATATCCACGGGATGGCTGACTACATCAGCCAGTATCCTGGTGTTGATACCGCCCGCCTCGGGCTGCTTGGCATTTGCGGTGGTGGCGGTTATTCACTGGTTGCTGCCGAAACAGACAAACGGTTCAAATCGATTGCAACCATCAGCATGTTTAATTCAGGACTTGTGCGCCGCAACGGTTTTCAGAATTCACAGCTGGATAGTATCCAGCAGCGTCTTCAGCAGGCTTCTGACGCTCGTGCTCAGGAAGCAGCCGGAGGCGAAGTGCTTTACTCCGGCGATGCCAACCTGACTGATGAACAGATTGCTAAGTTACCTTTTGCCTTATATCGCCAGGGCTACGAGTACTACTGGAAAACCCACGCACACCCGAACTCCACGTTTAAATACACCACCAGCAGTCTTCTGGATTTGATGAGCTTTGACGTAACGGACCATATCATTCTCATCAATAAACCACTGCTGATGATTGCCGGTACAAAAGCCGATACGCTCTATATGACTGAAGATGCGTTCGCTAAAGCGACCGGTACGAAGGACAAAGAACTCTTCCTGATCGATGGTGCTACCCACATTGAGACGTATTGGGTGCCTAAATACGTTGACCAGGCGATGCAAAAGTTAGACGTCTTCTTCGATAAGAATATTTAG
- a CDS encoding heavy metal response regulator transcription factor: MRLLLVEDEEKTSTYLNRALSESGFTVDVSADGAEGLHYALEFDYDAIILDVMLPGMDGYRVLEGVRAAKQTPVLMLSARGSVDERVKGLRLGADDYLPKPFSLIELVARIQALVRRRATDGADITQLQIHDLHLDLLARRVFRAGTRLELTAKEFSLLSLLARHQGEILSKMMIAEQIWDMNFDSDANVVEVAIKRLRAKVDAPFDVKLLHTVRGMGYVLEVRSE; this comes from the coding sequence ATGCGCCTGTTGTTAGTCGAAGATGAAGAAAAAACGTCAACCTATCTCAACCGTGCGTTGAGTGAGTCCGGATTTACGGTAGATGTCTCTGCAGACGGAGCTGAAGGTCTTCATTACGCGCTGGAGTTCGACTACGACGCGATAATACTGGATGTGATGCTGCCGGGGATGGATGGCTACCGGGTGCTCGAGGGTGTGCGAGCAGCCAAACAGACGCCGGTGCTAATGCTTTCGGCTCGCGGCTCGGTCGATGAACGCGTTAAAGGGCTTCGCCTTGGCGCGGATGATTACCTCCCCAAGCCCTTCTCGCTTATTGAGCTGGTGGCGCGTATTCAGGCACTGGTGCGTCGCCGCGCTACGGATGGCGCAGACATCACTCAGTTGCAGATTCACGATCTGCATCTCGACCTGCTGGCTCGCCGGGTATTTCGCGCCGGAACGCGACTGGAACTGACTGCGAAAGAGTTTTCCCTGCTGAGCCTTCTGGCCCGGCATCAGGGGGAGATTCTGTCAAAAATGATGATTGCGGAGCAGATATGGGACATGAATTTCGATAGCGATGCCAACGTGGTTGAAGTGGCCATTAAACGCCTGCGAGCCAAAGTGGATGCGCCGTTCGATGTCAAACTGCTGCATACCGTTCGTGGCATGGGTTATGTCCTCGAAGTACGGTCCGAATAA
- a CDS encoding heavy metal sensor histidine kinase — MPERSISVHLALMFALSALLIVSVIGILLRSSLHDSLQKQMHNELLFRESLMSPWITARTSADGWSTLANKFTLLTNSEGERVRYWIVSDNPRFSMGGIPPVGVQWSSLQEGFNKVPGASEGACSLFLLVKTIPANGERPELRYIVAIDSTPYMGTLNAFTRTLIIIAALGVVIVALLGYIVSRIGLRPVQALSKEAEHLAPGDHGQRLNTRALPEELQQLASSFNGVLERQEIAWRQLDSFNADVAHELRTPLTNLIGQTQLGLSRRRSHDELEELLGSNLEELERMTSIVNDMLFLSHAHAGEHASQLTQVSLREETLKTAEYVEPSFAEKQLSLDVEGDVTAHIDRRLFHRSLANLLENSARHSPSNSTVTVRLSEKGHHACVEVSNPGEPIAPEHLHRLFERFYRVDTSRARSDTHHGLGLSIVRAVAIMHRGDVFARSENGINTFGLTFAKQPDPIRTKDPMSEPLPSMPADKIVREPSV, encoded by the coding sequence ATGCCTGAGCGTTCCATCTCCGTTCACCTGGCGCTGATGTTTGCCTTATCCGCGCTGCTGATTGTGTCCGTTATCGGCATCCTGCTCAGAAGCTCCTTGCATGACTCTTTGCAAAAGCAGATGCACAACGAACTGCTGTTCCGAGAATCATTAATGAGTCCGTGGATCACCGCCCGAACCTCGGCTGACGGCTGGTCGACGCTGGCCAATAAATTCACCTTATTAACCAATTCTGAAGGCGAGCGCGTTCGCTACTGGATAGTAAGCGATAACCCACGCTTTAGCATGGGGGGGATACCGCCGGTGGGCGTTCAGTGGTCTTCTTTACAGGAAGGCTTTAATAAAGTACCCGGCGCATCGGAAGGCGCATGCTCACTTTTTCTGCTAGTGAAAACAATTCCCGCCAACGGAGAAAGGCCTGAGCTGCGTTATATTGTTGCCATCGACTCCACGCCGTACATGGGCACACTGAACGCCTTCACCAGGACGCTGATCATCATAGCCGCACTGGGCGTCGTGATTGTCGCCTTGCTGGGATACATCGTATCAAGGATCGGTCTTCGTCCCGTTCAAGCACTCAGTAAAGAGGCCGAGCATCTTGCACCGGGAGACCATGGCCAGCGCCTGAACACCCGCGCTTTGCCCGAAGAACTGCAGCAACTAGCGTCATCATTTAATGGTGTGTTAGAACGTCAGGAAATCGCCTGGCGTCAGCTCGACAGCTTTAACGCCGATGTTGCTCATGAACTCCGTACCCCGCTGACAAACCTTATCGGCCAGACGCAACTGGGACTCTCACGCCGACGTTCGCATGATGAACTGGAAGAATTATTGGGTTCCAATCTGGAAGAACTTGAACGCATGACGTCTATCGTTAACGATATGCTGTTCCTGTCCCATGCCCACGCGGGTGAACATGCGTCCCAGTTGACCCAGGTGTCCTTGCGAGAAGAAACCCTGAAAACAGCGGAGTATGTGGAACCTTCTTTTGCTGAAAAACAGCTTTCTCTGGATGTGGAAGGAGACGTCACCGCCCACATCGATCGGCGGCTGTTCCACCGTTCACTGGCTAATTTACTGGAAAACAGCGCAAGGCATTCGCCGTCCAATAGCACGGTTACGGTGCGGTTAAGCGAAAAAGGTCATCACGCCTGTGTTGAAGTGTCAAATCCGGGCGAACCAATAGCACCAGAACACTTACACCGGCTTTTCGAGCGGTTCTATCGCGTTGACACCTCACGGGCGAGAAGTGATACCCACCATGGGCTGGGCCTGTCGATCGTACGTGCCGTCGCCATTATGCACAGGGGAGATGTCTTTGCCCGGAGCGAGAACGGTATCAATACCTTTGGGCTGACGTTTGCTAAACAGCCTGATCCTATCCGCACAAAGGACCCCATGTCAGAGCCTCTTCCCTCTATGCCTGCTGACAAAATTGTCAGAGAGCCGTCAGTCTGA
- a CDS encoding flavodoxin, whose protein sequence is MRIRKVFSGFLAMIVMGFLGQPAFAAEDSSTPSRTLIIYFSQPEEMKPDAVDGFSGASVLQKNTPETGSTQFVAQLIQKQTDGDLFRIETATPYPRQHDALLRVAEKEQQTSARPSLKTPLPDLSDYDTIYVGYPIWWYTMPMVIYSLFEQNDFAGKTVIPFTTHGGSRLADSLRQIARIQPQARLVTRALSVSRNDVSGPDIPAQVEQWVKQVQPQR, encoded by the coding sequence GTGAGAATAAGAAAGGTATTTAGCGGGTTTCTGGCGATGATAGTTATGGGGTTTTTAGGGCAACCCGCGTTCGCCGCAGAGGACTCATCCACACCGTCCCGCACGCTGATAATCTATTTTTCCCAGCCCGAGGAAATGAAGCCCGATGCCGTGGACGGTTTTTCCGGGGCCAGCGTATTGCAAAAAAATACGCCGGAGACCGGCAGCACGCAGTTTGTTGCGCAGCTGATTCAGAAGCAGACTGACGGTGACCTGTTTCGTATTGAAACCGCTACCCCCTACCCTCGTCAGCATGATGCACTGTTACGCGTTGCCGAAAAGGAACAGCAAACTAGCGCCAGACCATCACTCAAAACGCCACTCCCCGATCTTAGCGATTACGACACCATTTACGTTGGCTATCCCATCTGGTGGTATACCATGCCCATGGTGATATATAGCCTTTTTGAGCAAAATGACTTTGCCGGTAAAACGGTCATTCCCTTTACCACCCATGGCGGCAGCCGGTTAGCCGACTCTCTGCGGCAAATTGCCCGCATACAGCCGCAGGCCAGGTTAGTCACTCGTGCACTCTCTGTCTCGCGCAATGATGTTTCAGGCCCTGACATCCCCGCGCAGGTTGAGCAATGGGTAAAACAAGTTCAGCCACAGCGTTAA
- a CDS encoding DUF4405 domain-containing protein — protein MTLLLLVLMGFHLHGEIIHEWAGIIFTLLIMLHLYLNRHRLWSLSPNIPLTMRVVNRAVNALTFVVILTAIVSGIMLSRHILLGLPFHNPANWVRKVHMTSVHWGMLILALHIGLHWKMLATFFCRVLNISGNSHVANIITPGVFSLIALVGLYELLSTDYLDYLLIKVDFSFFDYDESALLFYFRNLAMIVLFALMTRFLLWLFIFRKCKAMSPQ, from the coding sequence ATGACGTTACTTCTACTGGTGCTGATGGGGTTTCACCTGCACGGTGAAATCATACATGAATGGGCAGGGATTATTTTTACGCTGCTCATCATGTTGCATTTATACCTAAATCGGCATCGATTATGGTCATTGTCGCCGAATATTCCGTTAACAATGCGGGTCGTGAACAGAGCCGTTAATGCCTTGACATTCGTTGTTATTCTGACTGCGATTGTCTCTGGCATTATGCTGTCCCGACATATTCTTCTGGGGCTACCGTTCCACAACCCGGCGAACTGGGTCAGAAAAGTACACATGACCTCGGTCCATTGGGGAATGCTCATTCTGGCACTGCATATCGGCTTGCACTGGAAAATGCTGGCCACGTTTTTCTGCCGAGTCCTGAACATCTCCGGCAACTCACACGTTGCCAATATCATTACGCCGGGCGTTTTTTCGCTCATCGCACTTGTGGGTTTATACGAGTTACTAAGCACGGACTATCTCGATTATTTGCTGATAAAGGTCGATTTCTCCTTTTTCGATTACGATGAATCGGCCCTTCTTTTTTATTTCCGCAACCTGGCCATGATTGTTTTATTTGCATTAATGACGCGCTTTCTGCTTTGGCTTTTTATATTTAGAAAATGCAAAGCGATGTCACCACAATAG
- a CDS encoding cupin domain-containing protein: MIRHLRYLGLLLPFFTCSSLAAEQNPAVHIVPAGSQNAVYGPAENFTGRVRVDPLFRPDNDISVSGAYVTFEPGARSAWHTHPAGQRLVVTSGVGLTQQEGQPVQVIRAGDVVSCPAGVKHWHGAAPGSSMTHLAITGIVDGKSVNWMEKVTDEQYHAH; the protein is encoded by the coding sequence ATGATCAGACATTTACGTTACCTCGGGCTGTTACTGCCTTTCTTCACATGTTCATCCTTGGCAGCGGAGCAAAATCCCGCTGTCCATATCGTCCCCGCAGGAAGTCAGAACGCGGTATATGGGCCAGCCGAAAACTTTACCGGTCGCGTCCGGGTTGATCCCCTCTTCAGGCCTGATAACGACATCAGTGTTTCCGGGGCTTATGTCACCTTTGAACCTGGGGCCCGTTCCGCCTGGCATACGCATCCGGCAGGTCAGCGGCTGGTTGTGACCTCTGGTGTGGGGCTCACCCAACAAGAAGGCCAGCCGGTGCAGGTCATTCGCGCAGGCGACGTAGTCTCTTGCCCGGCGGGGGTCAAACACTGGCACGGCGCGGCACCCGGCAGCTCGATGACGCATCTGGCGATAACCGGGATTGTGGATGGCAAAAGCGTTAACTGGATGGAGAAAGTGACAGATGAACAATACCACGCCCATTAA
- a CDS encoding carboxymuconolactone decarboxylase family protein has protein sequence MNNTTPIKALAATVLLTFGFGLAAHAAPVNKGSSEMNHEKKVSDTLSASQQAIPLIAASMASSQMDKLNAALNQGLDAGLTINETKEILVQLYAYTGFPRSLNALNELMKVVEARKQRGIKDVEGKEPVAPIPVGDELRRVGTANQTKISGAPVQGPLFDFAPVINQFLQTHLFGDIFARDNLDWQSRELATVGALAATPGVESQLLSHTRASMRVGLTVAQLRQLAQVLREHGENDAAIRAEKALQQALANN, from the coding sequence ATGAACAATACCACGCCCATTAAAGCATTAGCGGCAACGGTACTGCTGACCTTTGGTTTTGGTCTCGCGGCACATGCTGCGCCCGTCAATAAAGGATCCTCAGAAATGAACCACGAAAAAAAGGTTTCAGATACGCTGTCAGCCAGCCAACAGGCTATCCCGTTGATTGCGGCATCAATGGCCAGCAGTCAGATGGATAAGCTGAATGCAGCCCTGAATCAGGGTCTTGACGCCGGGCTCACAATAAACGAAACCAAAGAGATTCTCGTCCAGCTTTATGCCTATACGGGCTTCCCCCGTAGCCTGAATGCGCTTAATGAACTGATGAAGGTCGTCGAAGCACGTAAACAACGTGGTATCAAAGACGTTGAGGGTAAAGAGCCGGTTGCCCCGATCCCTGTCGGGGATGAGCTTCGCCGTGTCGGTACCGCAAACCAGACGAAAATCTCAGGCGCTCCCGTCCAGGGCCCGCTGTTTGATTTTGCCCCGGTCATTAACCAGTTCCTGCAAACGCACCTTTTCGGCGACATTTTCGCCCGCGATAACCTCGACTGGCAAAGCCGCGAGCTGGCAACGGTTGGCGCATTAGCGGCAACACCAGGCGTGGAATCCCAGCTGTTATCGCATACGCGAGCCAGCATGCGGGTCGGCCTGACGGTAGCGCAGCTACGCCAGCTGGCACAGGTTCTGCGTGAACATGGCGAAAATGATGCAGCAATTCGAGCTGAAAAAGCGCTGCAGCAGGCGCTCGCAAACAATTAG